ttgttgtatttttttcctttattattattattttttttttcatgtaaaagAATATATCCTTCTTTAtatagaaataattacaatatactaCTAACTCTGCAGCTCGAACTCTTTTCTCCCtaaacccccaagcactttgtgcataaGGATGTGTCAATTTAACTACAAGGCCCTTAGCAAAAAATCAAAGTAAAAGAAGATAACTTGGAATGCATGGACAAAGCCAAAATTACATCTTTCAAAGTCAAAACatgggccaaaaaaaatttaccatccaagaataataaatttactaagattcaaaaactaaattaataaatgaaaatccaaattagaatttatttagtattaacacattataaacaaaaaagtgaTTCAAAATAATTGTTCCTtgacgagtttaaaaaaaaaaaaaatgcttcttAATACATTTCAACTCAATCATCCATCAAAAAGAAACTCGGTGTTCTTTTAAATCCTAAAAATCATCTATGATTGATTTTATACTAATTTTTATAGTAATTCCCTTTTAATATACGAAATTAAAAAGTCCATGAGAATGTCATCTTCTATTTTGTTACAAAGCTTAGTTTTGATAATATTCATGCTTGAAAAACCAAATTTTCTTGTTGGGCTTCCCATCATTTtcaatttaagtaaaaaatttaccgaggaaattttaatatatatatatatatatatatatatatatataagaactcCCAAACTTATAGACAAAAGTTTgaaactattcaacctcactcTCCTAAGTATTCCTCACAAAAGAATGAGGAACATTCATTCAATTAATGAACCAAATGTGAAATATAGAGTTTACCACTAtttcagttttctctctctctctctctctcttcccatACCTTCTtttataaactcccaaatacACGAGAGAAAACAGCATCACGTTTCTTTTTCATTCCATTTCTTTAGCTAATAATCTATTCATTCCATCTACTCTATTCTTTTATAGGAGAGAAAATGTCTCTATAAATGATTTGACATTCTTATACCTTAGTTTTTTAAGAATCACTCCTTTACGAGATGCTTTGTTTTCTCtccactcttcttctttttaattctctttagttctttttttcctcatcttaccttttttttccaCCCAGCCAAACAAAGTGTTTGAGAGTGAAAATTACATGTCGCTCACATAGGCACAAGACTCGCAACAAGGCCATATATTCTAACTAGTTTAGTTAGCTATTAAAGTGAAAAGGAGGGTAGAAAACCTGCCCCTCTGTGATTCCTAAGCCAGTTCAGTACTTTAATAGGTGGGGCCAGAGAAATTCGCAATAGAAAGTATTTCCTGCCAATTGattatcataaaaaattgaGGCAGTGGACtgatatttattctttttagtaAATTTCATGGTGCCTAGGCTTTGACTGAGGTTTTATTTATACAATATTATTATACTCACTTATGACCGACCAAAACTAGTTCAACATTTTAGACTAGGCAGATGTTAAATGTCAAGCAGTGTCAAGTATAATACCCTAGTCaataatccatttaataaaaaaatattgatatataatatatatttagataataagtattaataaataaaatgtcaaattagAGAATTTATTTAAAGGAACTTACCTAATTCAATTGGAATTTGTTTAGAGAACATCAAACCTAATAGAATCAACATTGTTCTATGTGTtgagttacttttttttttttttttggtggaaagcgggaggttttatttatataagacTGAGTTCATACAACACCAACACCTGTGCCTGGGGCGCATAGTCTAGTTTCCCCCAGGCCAATCAAGTCCCTACCATATGATACATCAACAAAATCGGGACATTCACTATACATAGCCATCAGATTCCATTGGCGAGTCCCCCGCTTCGCCAGAGCATCAGCACATCCATTTGCCTCACGGTACACGTGATGCACATGCACCTCCCACTCCTGATCCAAGAGGTTCTTGCAATCACAAATCAAAGGCATCATATTAGTAGGGTAA
This genomic stretch from Quercus lobata isolate SW786 chromosome 3, ValleyOak3.0 Primary Assembly, whole genome shotgun sequence harbors:
- the LOC115980987 gene encoding uncharacterized protein LOC115980987 — its product is MALNMGSKFLLLKLDSKVVLTWLTNNTMNYPTNMMPLICDCKNLLDQEWEVHVHHVYREANGCADALAKRGTRQWNLMAMYSECPDFVDVSYGRDLIGLGETRLCAPGTGVGVV